One Streptomyces fagopyri DNA window includes the following coding sequences:
- a CDS encoding helix-turn-helix transcriptional regulator, protein MARERQNGSGGGTDLGSFLRARRAHVSPEEAGLRIGPALRRAPGLRREELAMLAGVSIEYYTRLERGRENRPGPAVVDALAGALRLDAQEHEHLRDLVARAAGGAREAPATPTRSVRPGVRLLLENLRPNPAHVVSRTSDVLACNPGGMRLLAGLDEWPVRRRNVARYVFLYPDAPSLFDDWDEQVRACVGRMRALAGTDPDAPDLAELVDELLLKSPDFARLWDHYDVRLRSHGHRTFHHPEVGDLTLGYQSMHLDDTAGHRLVAYYAERGTPGYDAMTLLDAAADRA, encoded by the coding sequence ATGGCACGCGAGCGGCAGAACGGCAGCGGCGGCGGCACGGATCTGGGGAGCTTCCTGCGCGCCCGCCGCGCCCATGTGTCCCCGGAGGAGGCCGGGCTCAGGATCGGCCCCGCCCTGCGCCGCGCGCCCGGACTGCGCCGCGAGGAGCTGGCCATGCTCGCCGGGGTGAGCATCGAGTACTACACGCGGCTGGAGCGCGGCCGGGAGAACCGTCCCGGCCCCGCGGTCGTGGACGCCCTCGCCGGTGCCCTCCGGCTGGACGCGCAGGAGCACGAGCATCTGCGTGACCTCGTCGCGCGCGCCGCCGGCGGCGCGCGCGAGGCACCGGCGACACCCACCCGGTCCGTGCGGCCCGGCGTCAGGCTGCTCCTGGAGAACCTGCGGCCCAACCCGGCACACGTGGTCAGCCGTACATCGGACGTGCTCGCCTGCAACCCGGGCGGGATGCGACTCCTGGCCGGCCTGGACGAGTGGCCCGTGCGCAGGCGCAACGTGGCGCGCTACGTCTTCCTGTACCCGGACGCGCCCTCGCTGTTCGACGACTGGGACGAGCAGGTCCGCGCCTGCGTCGGCCGGATGCGCGCGCTCGCCGGCACCGACCCGGACGCCCCCGACCTGGCCGAACTGGTCGACGAACTCCTCCTGAAGAGCCCCGATTTCGCCCGCCTGTGGGACCACTACGACGTACGGCTGCGCTCCCACGGCCACAGGACGTTCCACCATCCGGAGGTCGGCGACCTGACCCTCGGCTACCAGTCCATGCACCTCGACGACACCGCCGGCCACCGGCTGGTCGCCTACTACGCCGAGCGCGGCACGCCCGGGTACGACGCGATGACCCTGCTGGACGCGGCGGCGGACCGCGCCTGA
- a CDS encoding SDR family NAD(P)-dependent oxidoreductase — protein MTTIAIVGAGPGLGAAVARRFGRAGFDVALISRDADRTRAFAAELAGEGLTASGFAADVRDPAALGAALDAATATLGPIEVLQYSPVPHRDFMRPVLETDAADLVGPIEFSVYGPVVAVRHVLPGMRELGRGTVLLVNGGTAAIPHTERAGTSIAFAAESAYGHLLHEALAPDGIHVAQFVIPGAIVPGHPRKDPDALADALWTIHRDRHGYRHFADDLDA, from the coding sequence ATGACCACCATCGCCATCGTCGGAGCCGGACCCGGCCTCGGAGCCGCGGTCGCGCGGCGGTTCGGCCGCGCGGGATTCGACGTCGCCCTCATCTCGCGCGACGCGGACCGGACGCGCGCGTTCGCGGCCGAGCTGGCCGGCGAGGGGCTGACGGCGAGCGGATTCGCCGCCGACGTCCGCGACCCGGCCGCCCTGGGGGCGGCTCTCGACGCCGCCACCGCGACACTGGGGCCCATCGAGGTCCTGCAGTACAGCCCGGTCCCGCACCGGGACTTCATGCGACCCGTCCTGGAGACCGACGCCGCCGACCTCGTGGGCCCGATCGAGTTCTCGGTGTACGGTCCCGTCGTCGCCGTGCGTCACGTGCTGCCCGGCATGCGGGAACTCGGCCGGGGGACCGTGCTCCTCGTCAACGGCGGCACCGCCGCGATTCCGCACACCGAGCGCGCCGGAACGTCCATCGCCTTCGCCGCCGAGAGCGCCTACGGCCATCTGCTGCACGAGGCGCTCGCCCCCGACGGCATCCACGTCGCCCAGTTCGTCATCCCCGGCGCGATCGTCCCCGGGCACCCGAGGAAGGACCCCGACGCCCTGGCGGACGCCCTGTGGACCATCCACCGGGACCGGCACGGGTACCGGCACTTCGCCGACGACCTCGACGCCTGA